The genome window GCCGCGCGGATTTTTAATGAAGGGCGCTGCCTGTCTTGAATCCCGACAGGTGGATTGCTCTTAAAATTTTGAAGTTTTAACATAAGGTCACCGCATCACACGAACCCGACGCTTGGAACAGCCCGATCCATTCAGTTCCTGGTTGCCCCCGTCTTCTCCCCGTGAGCATCAGGATGCTCGCGACGCGACGCCTGACGGGGCGTTGCACCTGCCGAAGCGCGTCAGCCTGGTCGATCAGACCGCCGCCACATTGAAGGCCTGGATTACTTCGGGCATGCTGCTGGAGGTCATCCCGGGTGAGTTGCAGTTGAAACGCCGGCTCGGCGTCGGACGCGATACGCTGCGGCTGGCATTGGCGATCCTGGCGCGGGAAGGCTGGGTAACGAATCCGGAGAAGGGTTGTCAGCGGCGTGTGCGCAGCGTGCCCGAACGCAAGCGTTCCGCGGCTGTCATGCAGCAGCTCCCCGTCACATTTCTGTCGCCGAACGCGATCGAGACGCGCGTCACACTGCTGGAAATGCAGGACACGCAAACCCAGCTTGCGGCGCACGGGCGGCACCTGCGGTTTGTATCGCCCGCGGCATTGTTCCAGGCCCGGAACCCTGAACGGCAGCTCGAACAACTGGTCATCAGCAACCCATCGGCCGCCTGGGTTTTGTTCATCACGAACGAAGCCATTCAACGATGGTTTGAAAAGCGTGGGATTCCGGCATTCCTTTACGAGCTGCCGTATCCTGGCGTGAACCTTCCGTATGTGGCGCCAGATTGGGAAGGCGCAGCGTTTCACGCGGCGCTGCATCTGGCCCGCAACGGACATCGGCTGATCGGGCTTCTGGAATTCCAGGAACGGCGCCCTGGAATCATCGCGGATGAACGCGGATTGGAACGCGGGCTCGCAGCGGCGGGTTTCGGTGGACGCATGATTCCATTCAAGGATGACCGCACGCCGGCGTCGGTGGGACGTTCCCTCGAAATCGCGTTTTCTTTGCGAGAGCGGCCGACGGCATTGGTCGTGAGCCGGGCATCACAGTTGTTGACTTGCTATTCATGGCTGGCGGCACGAGGTATTCGTGTGCCTGCTGACGTTTCCCTGATCTGCCTGGCGAACGACAGCTGGTTCACACATCTGTATCCGTCCATTACGCATTACGAGCCGGACTCGAAACTCATGTCGCGCAGCATTGCCGAGCGTGTGCTTGACCTGGTCTCGACGGGCCAATCGCAACGTAAATCGATGAAGATTCAATTGAACTTTTGTCCCGGCGGAACCGTTGGAACCGCGCCTGAAACCGGCGCGTTGCTTCGCTCTGAATCATGAAACGAAAAACATCCATTCAGGTGCCGCCAGTCTCAGTTGGAATGCACCATTCCGCCGCCTGTCTTGTTTGCCGACAGGTGGATTCAACTTCCATCGTGCCGCATTCAGCGTGAAATACATGTCGTCTCCTCATCATCAGCATTATTGCACGTGCGGGCATGGGGAGTTTCCAAACAAACGCGTGACAGATGAACCGGCAGGATCAAGTCGCTGCGATAAAAAATCAGAGG of Verrucomicrobiia bacterium contains these proteins:
- a CDS encoding substrate-binding domain-containing protein yields the protein MEQPDPFSSWLPPSSPREHQDARDATPDGALHLPKRVSLVDQTAATLKAWITSGMLLEVIPGELQLKRRLGVGRDTLRLALAILAREGWVTNPEKGCQRRVRSVPERKRSAAVMQQLPVTFLSPNAIETRVTLLEMQDTQTQLAAHGRHLRFVSPAALFQARNPERQLEQLVISNPSAAWVLFITNEAIQRWFEKRGIPAFLYELPYPGVNLPYVAPDWEGAAFHAALHLARNGHRLIGLLEFQERRPGIIADERGLERGLAAAGFGGRMIPFKDDRTPASVGRSLEIAFSLRERPTALVVSRASQLLTCYSWLAARGIRVPADVSLICLANDSWFTHLYPSITHYEPDSKLMSRSIAERVLDLVSTGQSQRKSMKIQLNFCPGGTVGTAPETGALLRSES